A window of the Cucurbita pepo subsp. pepo cultivar mu-cu-16 chromosome LG01, ASM280686v2, whole genome shotgun sequence genome harbors these coding sequences:
- the LOC111806173 gene encoding caffeoylshikimate esterase-like yields the protein MENVTYEEEFIVNSRGLKLFTCSWVPKNEEPKALVFLCHGYAMECSITMDSSARRLAKEGYGVYGVDYEGHGKSSGLQGYVSSFNNVVDDCSSFFTSIAEKKENREKKRYLMGESMGGAVAVLVHRKQPEYWDGAILVAPMCKIAEDMRPNALTISFLTKLCKIIPTWKIIPTQDIIDIAFKVPEIRKQIRENRYCYKGRPRLKTGYELLRISSELEHKLDEVSVPFLLLHGEDDRVTDKLVSKQLYDEAVSDDKTLKMYPGMWHGLLYGETPENIDIVFSDIIDWLEKRNVKSELEKKYENDRRGGLESKQQ from the exons ATGGAGAATGTAACATACGAAGAG GAATTTATAGTGAATTCACGTGGGTTGAAGCTCTTCACGTGCAGTTGGGTTCCGAAGAACGAAGAACCAAAAGCTCTGGTTTTTCTCTGCCATGGCTACGCCATGGAATGTAGCATCACCATGGAca gTAGTGCAAGGAGACTAGCAAAGGAAGGATATGGAGTTTACGGGGTTGATTATGAAGGACATGGGAAGTCCTCTGGGTTACAAGGCTATGTTTCGAGCTTCAATAACGTAGTCGACGACTGTTCTTCGTTCTTCACTTCCATAGCTg aaaagaaggaaaataggGAGAAGAAAAGGTATTTGATGGGAGAGTCAATGGGAGGAGCAGTGGCTGTATTGGTACACAGAAAACAGCCTGAATATTGGGATGGAGCCATCTTAGTTGCTCCCATGTGTAAG ATTGCTGAGGACATGAGACCAAATGCTTTGACGATAAGTTTTCTGACAAAGCTTTGCAAAATAATTCCAACCTGGAAAATTATTCCAACTCAAGATATTATTGATATTGCCTTCAAAGTCCCTGAAATTAGAAAACag ATTAGGGAAAATCGGTACTGTTACAAAGGTCGACCTCGATTGAAAACTGGCTATGAACTCTTGAGGATCAGCTCTGAACTTGAACATAAGCTTGATGag GTTTCTGTACCATTCCTCCTTCTTCATGGTGAAGATGATCGGGTTACGGACAAATTGGTTAGCAAACAACTCTATGACGAAGCGGTGAGCGATGATAAGACGTTGAAGATGTACCCGGGAATGTGGCACGGTTTGTTGTACGGCGAGACGCCGGAGAATATAGATATTGTATTTTCAGACATCATCGACTGGTTGGAGAAGAGGAATGTGAAGTCGGAATTAGagaagaaatatgaaaatgatcgTCGAGGTGGTTTGGAATCCAAGCaacaataa